One [Clostridium] saccharolyticum WM1 DNA segment encodes these proteins:
- a CDS encoding aldo/keto reductase — protein MYQAAENRYKKMEYRRCGRSGVLLPMVSLGLWQNFGLEKPLQEQREILLKAFDMGITHFDLANNYGSPAVGKAEENFGEILKSDLGKYRDELMVSTKAGFDMWPGPYGNWGSRKYLMASLNQSLKRMGLEYVDIFYHHRPDPETPLEETMGALADMVRQGKALYVGISNYGDQEAREAVLMLKRMGVPCLIEQPRYNLFERGAEEGLFDTLLENGVGCICYSPLAQGALTDKYLKGIPQGSRAARQGTTVGGRYLSEEKLDQIRQLNELALERGQTLARMALSWVLREKAVTSVLIGASSVKQLEDSTSCLENLKFTQEELERIDSILK, from the coding sequence ATGTATCAGGCTGCAGAAAACAGATATAAGAAGATGGAATACAGGCGCTGCGGAAGGAGCGGAGTGCTGCTTCCCATGGTATCCCTTGGCTTATGGCAGAATTTTGGTCTGGAAAAGCCATTGCAGGAGCAGAGGGAGATTCTTTTAAAGGCATTTGATATGGGTATCACTCATTTTGACCTGGCAAACAATTACGGTTCCCCGGCAGTAGGGAAAGCAGAGGAAAATTTCGGAGAGATACTAAAAAGTGATCTGGGAAAATACCGGGATGAGCTGATGGTCTCTACCAAAGCCGGATTTGATATGTGGCCGGGACCTTATGGCAACTGGGGTTCCAGAAAATATTTAATGGCCAGCCTGAACCAAAGTTTAAAACGAATGGGGCTGGAATATGTGGATATCTTCTATCATCACCGGCCGGATCCGGAGACTCCCTTAGAGGAAACCATGGGGGCCCTGGCCGACATGGTTAGACAGGGGAAGGCTCTATATGTGGGAATCTCCAATTATGGAGATCAAGAGGCCAGGGAAGCGGTTCTCATGTTAAAACGTATGGGAGTTCCCTGCCTGATCGAACAGCCAAGATATAACCTGTTTGAGAGAGGGGCGGAAGAAGGGCTGTTTGATACACTCCTTGAAAACGGCGTGGGCTGCATCTGCTACAGCCCTCTGGCACAGGGAGCCCTGACCGACAAGTATTTAAAAGGCATTCCACAGGGCTCCAGAGCCGCAAGGCAGGGTACCACCGTAGGCGGCCGCTATTTATCAGAGGAAAAGCTGGATCAGATCAGGCAGTTAAATGAACTGGCTCTGGAGCGGGGACAGACACTGGCACGGATGGCTCTTTCCTGGGTGCTTCGGGAAAAGGCTGTAACTTCTGTTCTCATTGGTGCCAGCAGTGTAAAGCAGCTGGAGGACAGCACATCCTGTCTTGAGAATCTGAAATTTACACAAGAAGAATTGGAAAGAATAGATTCCATTTTAAAATAA
- a CDS encoding GNAT family N-acetyltransferase has protein sequence MIRYLKQEEKGESRALWEKVFAEDSQSFIEYYYSDRVRKNKILTAWKEDHVVAMLHRNPYEVVVKDRLWKADYIAGVATDPDYRHQGLMRRLLSRCFSDMYMERMGFCFLVPADPAIYFPFDFTYICDLPEADLNEKGRMHLSRRAFVERSDECREAARFVGKQLEKRYEVYTLRDEEYYQNLSREVRSDRGDLILLFTRDERERLAGVWAYYGETAANQRELICLPDFVKETGPLKPAVMGRIIHLEQFVSVIRLKEECPVSEMELLIEVKDDFIRPNDGVFRWRLGQEGSSLVPVRAGEKIRPHLSLGISEMTSWLFGYGIPTVPEDRRSMVERIRPLKGVFFDEIT, from the coding sequence ATGATAAGGTACTTGAAGCAGGAAGAAAAAGGCGAGAGCCGGGCGCTGTGGGAAAAGGTTTTCGCAGAGGATTCCCAGAGTTTTATAGAATATTATTATTCGGACAGGGTACGGAAAAATAAGATTCTCACTGCCTGGAAGGAGGATCATGTGGTTGCCATGCTGCACCGCAATCCTTATGAGGTAGTGGTCAAAGACCGCTTGTGGAAGGCGGACTATATTGCGGGAGTTGCCACGGACCCGGATTACCGCCATCAGGGACTCATGAGGCGGCTTTTAAGCCGCTGTTTTTCCGATATGTATATGGAACGGATGGGCTTTTGCTTTTTGGTGCCTGCGGATCCGGCCATTTATTTTCCTTTTGATTTCACCTATATCTGCGACCTGCCGGAAGCGGACCTGAATGAAAAGGGACGCATGCATTTAAGCCGCCGGGCTTTTGTGGAGCGGTCAGATGAATGCCGGGAGGCTGCCAGATTTGTTGGAAAACAGTTGGAAAAAAGGTATGAGGTCTATACGCTCAGAGATGAGGAGTATTATCAGAACTTAAGCAGGGAAGTCAGAAGTGACAGAGGGGATTTAATTCTTCTTTTCACCCGGGATGAAAGGGAAAGACTGGCTGGAGTATGGGCTTATTACGGTGAAACGGCGGCAAACCAGAGAGAGCTGATTTGCCTGCCTGATTTTGTAAAGGAAACAGGCCCCTTAAAGCCGGCTGTCATGGGCAGGATCATTCACCTGGAACAGTTCGTTTCCGTGATACGCTTAAAGGAAGAATGCCCGGTCAGTGAGATGGAATTGCTCATTGAGGTAAAGGATGATTTTATCCGCCCAAATGACGGAGTGTTCCGGTGGCGGCTGGGGCAGGAAGGCTCCTCTCTGGTACCTGTAAGGGCTGGGGAGAAGATCAGGCCTCATTTATCCCTGGGGATCAGTGAAATGACTTCCTGGCTTTTTGGATACGGGATTCCAACCGTGCCAGAGGACAGACGGTCCATGGTGGAACGGATCCGGCCTTTAAAAGGAGTGTTCTTTGATGAGATCACCTAG
- a CDS encoding DUF2156 domain-containing protein, whose amino-acid sequence MNLQFKPVEAEDISKIAPFYALRPNKTCDSVYLDSFIWRNYYHVKYAISDGKALQFLMEKDGEPFSAMPMCKEEDLPHYFQEMVEYFNQVLKKPFRIFLADEAAVKYLKLDPEKFEVREEEDLKDYLYDGEAMRTLAGKKLHKKKNHLNSFIREYEGRYEYRTLCCSDRDDVLGFLDEWWENKVEAAEFVRQLDYEVMGIHDILKNCSVLNVRMAGVFIDGALKAFTIGTYNPLENMAVIHIEKADPNVKGLYQFINQQFLIHAFPEKPVLVNREDDVGMEGLRKAKMSYYPIDFARKYGVAQKDFSL is encoded by the coding sequence ATGAATTTACAATTTAAGCCGGTCGAGGCAGAGGACATAAGTAAAATAGCTCCTTTTTATGCCTTACGGCCCAATAAGACATGTGACAGTGTATATTTAGACAGTTTTATCTGGAGAAATTATTACCATGTGAAATACGCCATCAGCGACGGGAAGGCATTGCAGTTTTTAATGGAAAAGGATGGAGAGCCTTTTTCTGCCATGCCAATGTGCAAGGAAGAAGACCTGCCTCACTATTTTCAGGAAATGGTGGAATATTTCAATCAGGTTTTAAAAAAGCCTTTTCGCATTTTCCTTGCGGATGAAGCAGCAGTTAAATATTTAAAGCTGGATCCGGAGAAATTTGAAGTACGGGAAGAAGAGGACTTAAAGGATTATCTTTATGATGGGGAAGCCATGAGAACGCTGGCTGGGAAAAAGCTTCATAAGAAAAAGAATCATTTAAACTCATTTATAAGGGAATATGAGGGGAGATATGAATACCGTACCCTTTGCTGTTCCGATAGGGATGATGTGCTGGGATTTCTGGATGAATGGTGGGAAAATAAGGTGGAAGCCGCAGAATTTGTCCGTCAGCTTGATTATGAGGTAATGGGAATTCACGATATATTAAAGAACTGCTCCGTGCTGAACGTGCGGATGGCAGGAGTTTTTATTGACGGCGCATTAAAGGCCTTTACCATCGGCACCTACAATCCCCTTGAAAACATGGCGGTCATTCATATTGAAAAGGCGGATCCCAATGTTAAGGGACTTTACCAGTTTATCAACCAGCAGTTTCTGATTCACGCTTTCCCGGAAAAACCGGTGCTTGTCAACCGGGAGGATGATGTGGGCATGGAAGGCCTGCGAAAGGCGAAGATGTCTTATTATCCCATTGATTTTGCAAGAAAATACGGAGTAGCTCAGAAGGACTTTTCACTATGA